Part of the Haliotis asinina isolate JCU_RB_2024 chromosome 8, JCU_Hal_asi_v2, whole genome shotgun sequence genome is shown below.
CACCTGCCTGCAAGCAGCTGGAGTCACGTCATGTGTGTCAAAGCGAAACCATTTCAGATTAAACAGGTGAACTTTCAGGCTGAGTTTGCTCCGCTGATGCAGGAGATGTACTATTTCCTTTCGCCttctttgatttctttttctttttctctgGCTCTTTTATCAACAGAGCTGGCACTTTGCACAATTTGCCTCCAGTCAGGAGCAACAAAACTCCCAACACGATCTGCAGAATCATTGTGAAAAAGGCAAAGACATAGGAATAACTGAGGTCTCCGTTCCTGGACTCGTTACCTACGGTGTACTTCAGCCTCTCCCCATTGCCATACACAGCACCATAGATGACGAGACCGATAAAGTATATAATACCtgtaacaaaataaaaaaaatatgtaagacTGGACTAGAGTGATAGAGTAGAGAATGAAAGTAGTTCACTGCAAGTCCAGGCAGTGAACACCATCTTCCGTACATAGATATCATTACAAGACCAAGTGTTTCATACAACTTATAAGAAATGACTGTGAACTTTCGTATTCACGTGTTTGTGCAGAACGTTCAACGGCCCTCTACATTGAGGTCACGTTCCATTGTTTATGACTTCACAGACCACAGACAGAAACAATGGTTGCTTGGCAAAAGTGATATGTGCACATGTGCAGGTATGATATGATGACACTGGTTATGTTTCACCATATGGGTAATAATTCGCTTTTCAGTTCCTGCCTCTATTATCCGTGAATACACACTGCCGATTTGCAGTGTATTCTGTGTTTGTAAATAACCAATTATCGCTCATATTAAACCACACGAAACTGCAGTGGTATATATAATTCCAATACATTGCCTCAATGTCAAGGAATTGTTGGAAAAGATCGTGTATGGAGTACAAAATACTCAACATTCGTGAATTATAGCAGGGCGTTTCCTTATCAAATTTAAAATACAAACACGTTAGTACTGTACTGCAAAATTGATCTACAGTATGTTTTAATGGGACATGAATAAATGTGAACAGAAACTCGTTAAGCATAACGGATGTCTGTGATCGTGTGATATCGAATCAAGGAGCAACGCGTAATACGAGaacaatattttaaaacttaaaGAATTTAGTCTTCATTTGTCCAAAAATATTCAGCCAGTGCAGACCAACAACGGATTTACacaatgtattttgtatatgcAATAGAATTAACAATCACCTGTGACGATGGCTTGGACGGCGTTCACTTCGTTGATGTCAGTAACCTTTCGACAGTACGACGTAAACATCTGCAGCACAGTAACTAGGAACAGGATGTTGACTCCCATGAACCCGATTGAAGCAAACGCCTGGACGGTGCCATAGTGGGCTGAAACAAAGATGTTAGAATACATATACAACCCTACTCCAGCCCGAAAACTACTTATCACATTGAACATccaaaatattgacaaattcATTAATACGATTTAGATAGGGCACTATCAAACTTAATGATTAATGAGAAAAGACTTATGTCCATGGACAGATAtaatataatttattttctttgcAAAGCATCTGTTGACAATGAAATTAAATTTTTGTTTTTCTGCCCATGCTACATAGATCTACGTAAACAATATACATCTATTCCTGAATGTTACATGTAAACAAATCCTGTCTGCTTATGATCAACTGTATCAACTTGAAACTAtcacaatacattcacaatCCATGGTCTAAACGTGATATTCTGTTAACATCATCTGTGTATTCAGGCTGTATTTGATTGTATAATGCATCTTTGACTTGATGTTTGACAATTGTGGCGAACGTCTGTTCGCTGAAATATACATATTGGAGTACATGGATAATATTCCCTGTAACTGTCACCGATAAACATGAGTTATCACATCGTGATACCTGTGATATCATGCTTTATCAGTATTAGCGCTAGGTAAGAGAGTGAGATGAGTTCCGTAGCACATTTCTCTAGGAAAAGTTTTATTTCTGCGAGACTCTGTCATATCAGATGTCCGTAAATTGTTCATTAAGACAAAAGAGCAGTTGTCAGTCATATGATGTGTCGCCATGCCTGGATGAGCCAGAACTCGCGAGGTGACTTCAGTCAAAAATGGATTGTGATTCCAAGGTATACAAACAGTGTTCggtttaaatcaaatttagagctactAAAATTTCGTTtgatacacagtatgtatttgttttaaatctGAATAACGCGTCTATGGtagaataaaaataaacatattgtgttggaacgaattcgctcgtcacgcgctTTCGGTTCCTAACAAGCGTGCAATGTGCGGAATcaatctctctctttctctccctctccctcttaCAGCTATCCAAACTAGGTTGTAAAACTTTATTCGACTGTTCTATGAATTGGACGTTATTTGGGCATCACTCATTTTCGAGCTGACGACATAATATTCTTAATTGATCTGTTCAGGTACATGATTGTTCTTAATGAATAATTAAATGCACCGGCTAATATTTTCAACTAACTTTTGAAAATCGTGTTTACATTCTAAAATAACTTACCAAGATTTGCACCATCTAATGAAAAACACGTTGGGATGGGACTGCCTGCCGTTGCCACATTTGAACAACCTCTCCATAAGCCATATCCGATGTAGTTGTCGCCGTTCCTGGGCAGTGTGGTGAAGCGGCGGGCCCAGGCGGCGGTTGTGAAAGAAACCCAGTTAAAAAGCTGAGTTACTAAAACCAGAATGAAAATGATTCGTTTCAGAAGGGGAGCTGCCTTCAAACTCTCCACTACACCTGCCATGGCTGATGGTGACTGCTGTGTTACATTAACTCCGAAATCTAACGGTACCACACTGACACTATCGTCATGTTCGTTGCCAAAATAACGGAACATTAGTTACTGTTGTCTGAGTTCCATTGAGGATTAGATGAATGGCCAAATGACCATCACAATGACAGACAATACAAATCTCCTGTGCCACTATTGGTAGCATAACACGATAGTCACAGTTTACACCTACAACATAAAGACGTTAATGTCAGCCTTTTGAGCACATTCTTCCACGCCGATAAATGGCTGTTTGAACGAGCTGAAAAGTTGTTTTATGCTGTGTTGTGGATTACAAAGGGGCTTCTACAAACGGAATATCTTCGATTGGATTGAAGGTTTCGGCCTTGTTCAAAGGTTCATACCTGTTCAGTTGAATATGATAATGAATGTCAATTTCGAGAAGAACGTTGATACTCGATATGTTTTATGTGATAATATATTTATGTGATAATGTGATTTATGTGAACAGTAACATGGCATGTATTAAAGCACCCCTGCAATGGCTATATGTGGGTATTTAGGAGTCAAGAATATCACACAGACGTTAAGTAAAACTTCAGAATTCAATGCAAGTCGCTTGCTGGGGAAACGTTACTGCGATGGTATgtttaggagtgagtgaaggaatATGTCGTAAATGAGTGTCTTCTGatatgaaacatgtcatcgtaagtTGTTTGAAGTGTGGGATTCCTGTGTTTGGCGTAGTGTTTTAAGCATTAATCGATGTTGAATGTACATGTACTGGTGAATGTACTGGAATGTACTGGTTCATGGTAACAACCCAGTTTACTGGACTAATGTTTAACCACTTCATTCAAAACACCCAGTTCTTGATTGTGTAATTTTACTATATAATAGTGTTTAGCTTACATTCAACAATATCCCTCTTGTGCCTGATTATTGTCCAATTGATAAATAGATATCGTATACAAGGAACGTATTATAGCGTGTATGGGTTCATTATTTTCCGATGGATAGTTGATATTACATACAAGGAACTTATTATACTGTGTATACGTTCAATATTTCCCAATGGATCATTATTTCCCAATGGATAATTGATATTACATACAAGGAACTTATTATACTGTGTATACGTGCATTATTTCCCAATGGATCATTATTTCCCAATGGATAATTGATATTACATACAAGGAAATAATTATACTGTGTATACGTTCATTATGTTGAAGTCTGAAGGAAAGCAACAAAATTCTTCCATTGCTTATTGTGTTTATAACTTACTATCAAACAGTGGTGATATCAGTATTCACGAAAAGATGAGTGTATCCAAATCCAGTGGCTAGcatctgtcacaaacacatgcaaaagttATGTAAACTGTTCATCTGAATCTAATCAATTGATTCATCAtattgctgtttaacgtcacaggCAGCGGAAtgtggaccagccaatccagtgctcaacatcacaagcatcataTGGGATATGACGActtgtgttaaccaagtcagcgagcctgaccacccggtcccgttagtcgcctcttagggtTGTTGaacatcagttctaaccctgatcgtATAACTATGATATATAATACAAGCTAAATAAAGACTTGTGTCGGACATAACTGTTGTGCGTGATGATTCACATTGGAACAGGTCTATTGTGAACCGGAGCGGTGGGATAGTCTaacggttaaagcgttagctcgtcatgcCGTAAACCCGActacgattccccacatgggtacagtttggGAAGCCCATCGGGaagtcccccaccgtgatatcactggaatattgctaaaagcagtgtaaccactcactcactcattctgttgTGAACCGTTTCGAAGTTATACTGATCACTGTAACCTTGATCAGCTTATGAGAGAGACGTGTTGGACGCTCTTTGTGATCTTTGAGTTATACTGATCACTGTAACCTTGATCAGCTTATGAGAGAGACGTGTTGGACGCTCTTTGTGATCTTTGAGTTATACTGATCACTGTCACCTTGATCAGCTTATGAGAGAGACGTGTTGGACGCTCTTTGTGATCTTTGAGTTATACTGATCACTGTCACCTTGATCAGCTTATGAGAGAGACGTGTTGGACGCTCTTTGTGATCTTTGAGTTATACTGATCACTGTCACCTTGATCAGCTTATGAGAGAGACGTGTTGGACGCTCTTTGTGATCTTTGAGTTATACTGATCACTGTCACCTTGATCAGCTTATGAGAGAGACGTGTTGGACGCTCTTTGTGATCTTTGAGTTATACTGATCACTGTCACCTTGATCAGCTTATGAGAGAGACGTGTTGGACGCTCTTTGTGATCTTTGAGTTATACTGATCACTGTCACCTTGATCAGCTTATGAGAGAGACGTGTTGGACGCTCTTTGTGATCTTTGAGTTATACTGATCACTGTCACCTCGATCAGCTTATGAGAGAGACGTGTTGGACGCTCTTTGGAATCTTTGAGTTATACTGATCACTGTAACCTTGATCAGCGTATGAGAGAGACGTGTTGGACGCTCTTTGTGATCTTTGAGTTATACTGATCACTGTAACCTTGATCAGCTTATGAGAGAGACGTGTTGGACGCTCTTTGTGATCTTTGAGTTATACTGATCACTGTCACCTTGATCAGCTTATGAGAGAGACGTGTTGGACGCTCTTTGTGATCTTTGAGTTATACTGATCACTGTCACCTTGATCAGCTTATGAGAGAGACGTGTTGGACGCTCTTTGTGATCTTTGAGTTATACTGATCACTGTAACCTTGATCAGCTTATGAGAGAGACGTGTTGGACGCTCTTTGTGATCTTTGAGTTATACTGATCACTGTAACCTTGATCAGCGTATGAGAGAGACGTGTTGGACGCTCTTTGTGATCTTTGAGTTATACTGATCACTGTAACCTTGATCAGCGTATGAGAGAGACGTGTTGGACGCTCTTTGTGATCTTTGAGTTATACTGATCACTGTCACCTTGATCAGCTTATGAGAGAGACGTGTTGGACGCTCTTTGTGATCTTTGAGTTATACTGATCACTGTCACCTTGATCAGCTTATGAGAGAGACGTGTTGGACGCTCTTTGGAATCTTTGAGTTATACTGATCACTGTAACCTTGATCAGCTTATGAGAGAGACGTGTTGGACGCTCTTTGTGATCTTTGAGTTATACTGATCACTGTAACCTTGATCAGCTTATGAGAGAGACGTGTTGGACGCTCTTTGTGATCTTTGAGTTATACTGATCACTGTCACCTTGATCAGCTTATGAGAGAGACGTGTTGGACGCTCTTTGTGATCTTTGAGTTATACTGATCACTGTAACCTTGATCAGCTTATGAGAGAGACATGTTGGACGCTCTTTGTGATCTTTGAGTTATACTGATCACTGTCACCTTGATCAGCGTATGAGAGAGACGTGTTGGACGCTCTTTGTGATCTTTGAGTTATACTGATCACTGTAACCTTGATCAGCTTATGAGAGAGACGTGTTGGACGCTCTTTGTGATCTTTGAGTTATACTGATCACTGTCACCTTGATCAGCTTATGAGAGAGACGTGTTGGACGCTCTTTGTGATCTTTGAGTTATACTGATCACTGTCACCTTGATCAGCTTATGAGAGAGACGTGTTGGACGCTCTTTGTGATCTTTGAGAGTTACACTGATCACTGTAACCTTGATCAGCTTATGAGAGAGACGTGTTGGACGCTCTTTGTGATCTTTGAGTTATACTGATCACTGTCACCTTGATCAGCGTATGAGAGAGACGTGTTGGACGCTCTTTGGAATCTTTGAGTTATACTGATCACTGTAACCTTGATCAGCTTATGAGAGAGACGTGTTGGACGCTCTTTGTGATCTTTGAGTTATACTGATCACTGTCACCTTGATCAGCTTATGAGAGAGACGTGTTGGACGCTCTTTGTGATCTTTGAGTTATACTGATCACTGTCACCTTGATCAGCTTATGAGAGAGACGTGTTGGACGCTCTTTGTGATCTTTGAGTTATACTGATCACTGTCACCTCGATCAGCTTATGAGAGAGACGTGTTGGACGCTCTTTGGAATCTTTGAGTTATACTGATCACTGTAACCTTGATCAGCGTATGAGAGAGACGTGTTGGACGCTCTTTGTGATCTTTGAGTTATACTGATCACTGTAACCTTGATCAGCTTATGAGAGAGACGTGTTGGACGCTCTTTGTGATCTTTGAGTTATACTGATCACTGTCACCTTGATCAGCTTATGAGAGAGACGTGTTGGACGCTCTTTGTGATCTTTGAGAGTTACACTGATCACTGTAACCTTGATCAGCTTATGAGAGAGACGTGTTGGACGCTCTTTGTGATCTTTGAGTTATACTGATCACTGTCACCTTGATCAGCGTATGAGAGAGACGTGTTGGACGCTCTTTGGAATCTTTGAGTTATACTGATCACTGTAACCTTGATCAGCTTATGAGAGAGACGTGTTGGACGCTCTTTGTGATCTTTGAGTTATACTGATCACTGTCACCTTGATCAGCTTATGAGAGAGACGTGTTGGACGCTCTTTGTGATCTTTGAGTTATACTGATCACTGTCACCTTGATCAGCTTATGAGAGAGACGTGTTGGACGCTCTTTGTGATCTTTGAGTTATACTGATCACTGTCACCTCGATCAGCTTATGAGAGAGACGTGTTGGACGCTCTTTGGAATCTTTGAGTTATACTGATCACTGTAACCTTGATCAGCGTATGAGAGAGACGTGTTGGACGCTCTTTGTGATCTTTGAGTTATACTGATCACTGTAACCTTGATCAGCTTATGAGAGAGACGTGTTGGACGCTCTTTGTGATCTTTGAGTTATACTGATCACTGTCACCTTGATCAGCTTATGAGAGAGACGTGTTGGACGCTCTTTGTGATCTTTGAGTTATACTGATCACTGTCACCTTGATCAGCTTATGAGAGAGACGTGTTGGACGCTCTTTGTGATCTTTGAGTTATACTGATCACTGTAACCTTGATCAGCTTATGAGAGAGACGTGTTGGACGCTCTTTGTGATCTTTGAGTTATACTGATCACTGTAACCTTGATCAGCGTATGAGAGAGACGTGTTGGACGCTCTTTGTGATCTTTGAGTTATACTGATCACTGTAACCTTGATCAGCTTATGAGAGAGACGTGTTGGACGCTCTTTGTGATCTTTGAGTTATACTGATCACTGTCACCTTGATCAGCTTATGAGAGAGACGTGTTGGACGCTCTTTGTGATCTTTGAGTTATACTGATCACTGTCACCTTGATCAGCTTATGAGAGAGACGTGTTGGACGCTCTTTGGAATCTTTGAGTTATACTGATCACTGTCACCTTGATCAGCTTATGAGAGAGACGTGTTGGACGCTCTTTGTGATCTTTGAGTTATACTGATCACTGTAACCTTGATCAGCTTATGAGAGAGACGTGTTGGACGCTCTTTGTGATCTTTGAGTTATACTGATCACTGTCACCTTGATCAGCTTATGAGAGAGACGTGTTGGACGCTCTTTGTGATCTTTGAGTTATACTGATCACTGTAACCTTGATCAGCTTATGAGAGAGACATGTTGGACGCTCTTTGTGATCTTTGAGTTATACTGATCACTGTCACCTTGATCAGCGTATGAGAGAGACGTGTTGGACGCTCTTTGTGATCTTTGAGTTATACTGATCACTGTAACCTTGATCAGCTTATGAGAGAGACGTGTTGGACGCTCTTTGTGATCTTTGAGTTATACTGATCACTGTCACCTTGATCAGCTTATGAGAGAGACGTGTTGGACGCTCTTTGTGATCTTTGAGTTATACTGATCACTGTCACCTTGATCAGCTTATGAGAGAGACGTGTTGGACGCTCTTTGTGATCTTTGAGAGTTACACTGATCACTGTAACCTTGATCAGCTTATGAGAGAGACGTGTTGGACGCTCTTTGTGATCTTTGAGTTATACTGATCACTGTCACCTTGATCAGCGTATGAGAGAGACGTGTTGGACGCTCTTTGGAATCTTTGAGTTATACTGATCACTGTAACCTTGATCAGCTTATGAGAGAGACGTGTTGGACGCTCTTTGTGATCTTTGAGTTATACTGATCACTGTAACCTTGATCAGCTTATGAGAGAGACGTGTTGGACGCTCTTTGTGATCTTTGAGTTATACTGATCACTGTCACCTTGATCAGCTTATGAGAGAGACGTGTTGGACGCTCTTTGTGATCTTTGAGTtatactgatcactgtcatCTTGATCAGCTTATGAGAGAGACGTGTTGGACGCTCTTTGTGATCTTTGAGTTATACTGATCACTGTAACCTTGATCAGCTTATGAGAGAGACGTGTTGGACGCTCTTTGTGATCTTTGAGTTATACTGATCACTGTCACCTTGATCAGCTTATGAGAGAGACGTGTTGGACGCTCTTTGTGATCTTTGAGTTATACTGATCACTGTCACCTTGATCAGCTTATGAGAGAGACGTGTTGGACGCTCTTTGTGATCTTTGAGTTATACTGATCACTGTAACCTTGATCAGCGTATGAGAGAGACGTGTTGGACGCTCTTTGTGATCTTTGAGTTATACTGATCACTGTCACCTTGATCAGCGTATGAGAGAGACGTGTTGGACGCTCTTTGTGATCTTTGAGTTATACTGATCACTGTCACCTTGATCAGCTTATGAGAGAGACGTGTTGGACGCTCTTTGTGATCTTTGAGTTATACTGATCACTGTAACCTTGATCAGCTTATGAGAGAGACGTGTTGGACGCTCTTTGTGATCTTTGAGTTATACTGATCACTGTCACCTTGATCAGCTTATGAGAGAGACGTGTTGGACGCTCTTTGTGATCTTTGAGTTATACTGATCACTGTAACCTTGATCAGCTTATGAGAGAGACGTGTTGGACGCTCTTTGTGATCTTTGAGTTATACTGATCACTGTCACCTTGATCAGCTTATGAGAGAGACGTGTTGGACGCTCTTTGTGATCTTTGAGTTATACTGATCACTGTCACCTTGATCAGCTTATGAGAGAGACGTGTTGGACGCTCTTTGTGATCTTTGAGTTATACTGATCACTGTCACCTTGATCAGCTTATGAGAGAGACGTGTTGGACGCTCTTTGTGATCTTTGAGTTATACTGATCACTGTAACCTTGATCAGCTTATGAGAGAGACGTGTTGGACGCTCTTTGTGATCTTTGAGTTATACTGATCACTGTCACCTTGATCAGCTTATGAGAGAGACGTGTTGGACGCTCTTTGTGATCTTTGAGTTATACTGATCACTGTCACCTTGATCAGCTTATGAGAGAGACGTGTTGGACGCTCTTTGTGATCTTTGAGTTATACTGATCACTGTAACCTTGATCAGCTTATGAGAGAGACGTGTTGGACGCTCTTTGTGATCTTTGAGTTATACTGATCACTGTAACCTTGATCAGCTTATGAGAGAGACGTGTTGGACGCTCTTTGTGATCTTTGAGTTATACTGATCACTGTAACCTTGATCAGCTTATGAGAGAGACGTGTTGGACGCTCTTTGGAATCTTTGAACAGTGATGGGCAGAGTATCTTTATCTGTATTGGTTATTTCCCCCTAATCTCAGAgttctttgttgtttattgtcTTCACGGAAAGATTCTGTTATGGTCCGGGTTCCAGTTAACTTGATGTTATTACTTGACACTCAACGCGTCATTACTGTCAAGTGGGAGGCTTCTAGACACGTTCAGTATAACCCATCGGGGCGAACCATACCCTGGTGATAGCTTGCAAATCAATCTCACAATGCTTACCATTTCACTCACGATGTGTAACCATGTGTCATTGACCCTCGTGTTCTCAATAGAGGGTGTTAATAATATTCTACTTAAGGCCCCACCTAGTTTCATTGCCGTAAATGTACGCTCATCGAGAGATAGGGCCATTTGTAATAAAGCGGATGAAAGTGTAGCGAGTTTAGGGCGTCACAGGTAACCTTGCTATGTTGTCAAAACAAATCTCGGCAAAAGATATTCAAATAACAACCGTGGACATACACCTGTTATGCTGTGATGAAGTGGATTCCATACCTCGTTTGGTCGTATATCAGTTAATATATAAAGCTTAAGCAAGTCCACCTGGCCGAATGCTTGCAGGCTTGCATGCACATGTGTATGAATACACGACTGGCTGTCTGGGCGCCTGTCTTACAACGTGTAATCAGTTTGGAGCAATGGCACTGTAGCTGAagcgaacacacacacacacactcacacacacacgcacacgcacgcgtaAACACAAACAGCAACAATGTCAAGAGCTTTTGCATTAAAATATTTTCCCTCTGTAACAAAGTCATGGTATCAATCGTTGTGGAACAATGACCTTTCCATGACCAGCCAAAGTAATAATAGTGTTATTATAAATTCTGTATTACTGATTTAGACTGTTGCCTCAGGCACGCAT
Proteins encoded:
- the LOC137295212 gene encoding uncharacterized protein produces the protein MAGVVESLKAAPLLKRIIFILVLVTQLFNWVSFTTAAWARRFTTLPRNGDNYIGYGLWRGCSNVATAGSPIPTCFSLDGANLAHYGTVQAFASIGFMGVNILFLVTVLQMFTSYCRKVTDINEVNAVQAIVTGIIYFIGLVIYGAVYGNGERLKYTVGNESRNGDLSYSYVFAFFTMILQIVLGVLLLLTGGKLCKVPALLIKEPEKKKKKSKKAKGNSTSPASAEQTQPESSPV